The sequence GAGAAGACAGAGTTTAAATCGTCTTCCGTTACATCATAAGAGAGATTTCCGATATAAACGGTCATTACTTACCTCATCAGTTGGTAGCATACAAAGATTGAGGTTTCGGAGGTAAGTTTTTTGGAAATAACACCGAATTGGATAAATTCTTTCGTGTGCGCAAAAACTCAAAACACCGATACCTTTCACTTTATAGTAGCACACCCCCCTATATTTGGAAAACGATTTTAACAATTTTGTAGCATAGCGCGAGTTTCCTATGATTAGGGGATTCTGGCTTTAAGAGTTGTTGGTGGGACGTGCTAGCAAATCCAAGCGCAACTGGTGCAATGGTGAAAATAATGCTAAAAAGGCGAGCAAAACTACACTCATGGTTCCCAACGCTGCTGCCGCTGCGATCGCAAATACAATGGCAATTTGATAGCGAACCGCATCCAAAGGACTGGCACCTGCTAAAATTTGCCCGGTCATCATCCCTGGCAAACTCACCAATCCCATCACCATCATAGAATTGACAATGGGAATGGTTCCCACCCGCACGGCATCGCGGATTTCCCGGGTAGCTGCTTCCCAACGGGTTGCCCCCAATGCCAACAGCATCTCAATGCGATCGCGATTGGCTACCAAATCCTCCAAAAATCGGTCCAATCCCAAAGAAATCCCATTTAAAATATTGCCCAAAATCATCCCCAACAGGGGAATTAAATACTGGGGATCGTACCACGGGCGAACTTGAATTACCCCCAAAAGCATCAATCCCGTTACTACAGACGCAGACACCAACACCGACAGCAAACTGTTGATATAAATCCGGGCAAAACGACGTTTGGTACGATTGACAGCAGTCATCCCAGCCACCGATGCCATAACCGCCCCAATTAACAAAATAAATAGGGGATTTTCTTGCTCGAACAGCCACTGCAATACATAACCCACCAGCAGCAATTGTACGGTCATCCGCAAGGCAGCAATTGCCAAAGTACGTTCCAACCCCAATCGCAACCCAACGGAAAGACTGATGTTAATTACAATTAACAACGCCGCCAGTGCCAGTTGCCAGTATTCAATCGCAATATAATTCATATCAAATCGGCAAATTTCGACAAAACCAAACGCTGGTCGGTGACCCGGTGAATCTGTTCGCGGTCGTGGCTGGTCCAAATGCAAGCTCGGTTGCTCTCCCCTTGTAGCCAAGATGCGATCGCGGCTTCTACTTTTTGAGCCGTTTCCCCATCCAAAGCCGCTGTGGGTTCGTCTAGCAACAATATTTGCGGTTGGATTTGCAAAGCTCTCACCAACGCCACCAACTGCCGTTCGCCGCCAGAAAGATGCATCACCGAGCGTTCTAAAAAAGTGCGATCGCGTTCCAACCGTTCCAACCACGGCAAAATCCGGTCGCGGCGGTAGTTTTGCGATCGATGGACCTTCAAGCGATACACCGCCTGGAAATTTTCCTCCACCGTACCTTCCAACAAAGCCGGCTGCTGCTGCAAATACACCACCCCAGCGCGATAGGCAGGCATAGACCACTGGGATTGGGGTACATCGCGAAACCAAATCGTGCCTTCCTGAATCGGATCCAGCCCAGCCAGCGATCGCAGCAACAAACTTTTCCCAGTTCCCGTCTCCCCCACCAGCCCTAACTGACAGCCAGCCGGCAGCTCAAAATGAAGCCCCCGCCACAGCCAGCGATTGTCTACTTGACGAGCCAAAGAACGCGCCACCAGAACCGACTCCATAACCTTTCCTTAACTGTTGCTAAGCCCTTCTGGAGCGCATTGTACGCGATCGCGCCTCCTTCGTACAGAAAATCTAAAAGCAAAACCGATTGACAAAACTCTCCAAAAGTTATATAATAGAAAGTAACATAGGGCGAAATTAATTTCGTCATAAAAAAGGGGAGGTTTTTGAGACGCCTTTACCCAAACATCTACCCTGCCCAAAAATAATAATTCGCTCCTACAAAATTAGCCCCCCATCTGCCGAGCTACCCACCATCTCCCAGAGACAAAATCTCGCACAACCGCTGCCAATCCCGCGACTTAACCTGCAAGCGACCCCTCTCCACATCGCGGACCCAACTTTGACTTTTTCCCATCATGCGAGCCAAATATCGCTGACTCCAACCGCGACGGCAACGCGCCTGCTTCACCGCCTCCCCAGAAACATTGCCAGAAAAATAAAAATCGCGCTTTGGTTGCCGATACCTTCTATAATTGGACCGAGAATCGGACCGAGAACTGGGTTTTTGACGGCTTTTGAACCTTGCCAGGGGTTCTTCCCAAGCTTCCGGTAGCTGAAACCGCAACAACTTCGCGCGCATCAGCCGTTCCCACTTGCCGCGAGGCGCTGGGTCTGTCAAACGTCGCTGTCTTTGACCGTCTGCAGTCCAAAACGCCAAAGCCGCCTCACTATCTTCGGGAATTTCTTGCAACTGCAACCAAATCGGTTGGATATCTGTGGGATAGGTTTGCGGGTCAAATATCGGTTGAATGCCGTATTCCGAAAGTGCCTGCAAATCGCTTTCAAAAGTTTGAATTTGTCGTTTGCGACGGTGGCGGTTGTTGTAGGCTTGCTGAATTTTATTTTCTCCGTAAGCTATCCGCATCAGCGTTGCTACCGCAATGGGTTGTTCCCTACCAATTTTTACTTTAAACAACAACCACAATAAAATTCTCACCGCGCCTTCCCGCCGCTGCCACAAACGCATGACAGCTTTTAATACCCACTCTGGCAAAATTCCGTATTGATAAAAAGCGGTTTTTTCTTGATATCCCTGCCAGTTGAGAAAATATTTTGCCCAAGTACCGGCTTGAATTTCAAAAGTCAATCCGGTGACATGTTTTTCACCGTTTTCATCTTCGTGGAAATGATGGTGAACTTCAACAACTCGCCAAATGGGTTCTTCTTCTACTGCAAAAGCAGGTACGTTTCCTTGGCGAAACCATTGAATGTGACACTGCAAGCGAGTGGGTTCTAAGGCTAAATATTTAATTAGAGCCAGTTTGGTAATTTTGGATAAATCTTTGCGGCGGTTGAGACCTAAGTAGGCTTCAATTTGGCGATCGCTTATGGTAAAATTTTCTTCCCAAGGTCGTTCCAATGTGGTAGCATAACCAGCATAGAGCAAATGCAGGCAAGCCGCACGGGGATCGATTGCTGCAATACTGGGAAAGTCTTGTGAAGCATTATTTTCCGATACTGAAAGCAAACCAGCATTTGGGCAAAATCCCGTTTTCATGCGAAAGGTAAGGGAACCTTTGCCTTTTTTAATGTTTCGCCGATAGACCATTTTCCCTTCGCTATCGGTATGCCAGGGTAAGGATTGTTTTTGGGTAAAAATATTGCAAGCTTCCCAGATAACAATTGCCGAGGCAAAGGGGGTATAAGAAAACCCACTATTGCTTTGAATAAATAAGTGGGGATGGCTGGAAGTGGAATAGGGTTGGCGTGGCTGGCGATGGGTTTCTAAAGAACAATTCCACGGTACGGGATGCAAGGTGGGACAAACCAAAACGCACAAAGGATGGGAAAAATATCCCTGA is a genomic window of Geitlerinema sp. PCC 9228 containing:
- a CDS encoding helix-turn-helix domain-containing protein, whose protein sequence is MTYAIHTECIACDACRPRCPTGAISANNKKYNIDPNLCNDCQGYFSHPLCVLVCPTLHPVPWNCSLETHRQPRQPYSTSSHPHLFIQSNSGFSYTPFASAIVIWEACNIFTQKQSLPWHTDSEGKMVYRRNIKKGKGSLTFRMKTGFCPNAGLLSVSENNASQDFPSIAAIDPRAACLHLLYAGYATTLERPWEENFTISDRQIEAYLGLNRRKDLSKITKLALIKYLALEPTRLQCHIQWFRQGNVPAFAVEEEPIWRVVEVHHHFHEDENGEKHVTGLTFEIQAGTWAKYFLNWQGYQEKTAFYQYGILPEWVLKAVMRLWQRREGAVRILLWLLFKVKIGREQPIAVATLMRIAYGENKIQQAYNNRHRRKRQIQTFESDLQALSEYGIQPIFDPQTYPTDIQPIWLQLQEIPEDSEAALAFWTADGQRQRRLTDPAPRGKWERLMRAKLLRFQLPEAWEEPLARFKSRQKPSSRSDSRSNYRRYRQPKRDFYFSGNVSGEAVKQARCRRGWSQRYLARMMGKSQSWVRDVERGRLQVKSRDWQRLCEILSLGDGG
- a CDS encoding ATP-binding cassette domain-containing protein, which gives rise to MESVLVARSLARQVDNRWLWRGLHFELPAGCQLGLVGETGTGKSLLLRSLAGLDPIQEGTIWFRDVPQSQWSMPAYRAGVVYLQQQPALLEGTVEENFQAVYRLKVHRSQNYRRDRILPWLERLERDRTFLERSVMHLSGGERQLVALVRALQIQPQILLLDEPTAALDGETAQKVEAAIASWLQGESNRACIWTSHDREQIHRVTDQRLVLSKFADLI
- the fetB gene encoding iron export ABC transporter permease subunit FetB, whose product is MNYIAIEYWQLALAALLIVINISLSVGLRLGLERTLAIAALRMTVQLLLVGYVLQWLFEQENPLFILLIGAVMASVAGMTAVNRTKRRFARIYINSLLSVLVSASVVTGLMLLGVIQVRPWYDPQYLIPLLGMILGNILNGISLGLDRFLEDLVANRDRIEMLLALGATRWEAATREIRDAVRVGTIPIVNSMMVMGLVSLPGMMTGQILAGASPLDAVRYQIAIVFAIAAAAALGTMSVVLLAFLALFSPLHQLRLDLLARPTNNS